The genomic interval ATGGGCTTCTATTTGAAAAACATGGGCACTTAGATATACATGGATTCACTGACGCTGATTGGGCCGGCAATCCGAATGATAGGAAGTCCACAGCAGGATACTTTACCTTTGTAGGAGGTAATCTTgtgacatggagaagcaagaaacaaaaagtGGTAGCGCTATCTAGCGCAGAAGCAGAGTTTAGAGGAATTAAGAGTGGACTAACAGAATTGCTTTGGCTGCGGAAGCTTATGAGGGAGTTAGAACTTTCGTCGACCCAAACGTGCAAGTTGTTCTGCGATAATAAGGCGGCCATAAGTATCTCGGAGAATCCAGTTCAACATGACCGGACTAAACATGTGGAGGTTGATAGACATTTCATAAAGGACAATATTGAGGCAAAGATAGCCGAGATGCCATATGTCAAATCCGAGGTTCAGCTGGCAGACATCTTGACAAAGGCAGTAAACTCGAAGTCATTTCGGGAAGTATtgtgcaagttaagtatcgggaatcccgtcacttaacttgagggggagtgttggagaagATCACGATATATGCTCCAAATCATACGAGAGATATGCTAGATTATATCTTACCAAACATAAGAGATATCAATCATTGTAATTAATATGTTTTTCCATGTATAGCTGAGTCGAGTCCTATTTAATTGTAGTGCCTAATGTATGATGAATATCAGTGAATAAAGTGAGAACCCTTTTACCGATCAAAGCCTTCGTTTAACAAATACAATCTTCTAGCTAGAATAATATCATTTCATGAATCACAACACAacatcattaaaaaaaatttgggggATTTTTTTATGGCTTTGTAGTGTGAATCAACAATGTTCGATCCTTATGACCTTATTCTTGATCCATTGTGGAATTAGGTTAGTTCGTTGTACCCTACGTGACTCATTTAGGAATGAGCAAGTCACGGGTTAGTTCGTTATTGCAAGAGGAATTGTAACGAATATGGTGATTTGGAGTTACGAAAGTCTAGTCAAGATACACAAATCCCTTTGAATTCGAATTCCAAGgtattctttatatattttggttttgaattcTAATTGAAAACTAAGATGTCTAAGGTTAGAGTCCACCTATCTCCAAGTCGTGATATAGCATAAAAAAGCCGTATAATAGAACTTGATTTCTTGTTTCGGTTGTTCTATCTATCATTCATGTGTGTTGATACCagcggcggatccaggtggggtcgagtgtggtcggccgaccccaccaccgGCCACGGAGTGCCGCCGGAGAGTTCATTTCCTCAGCCTCCGACCCTACGCCGTTCGCGTCTCCGCCCCGCTTCACGCAGTGTGAGATGAGACTGAACAGAGGTAAAGGAAGGAAGTGAGGAAGGGAAACGTCTGGAATATCCTGGCAGATCGCGGCTGGGGAGGcgctttcaatttttttttgccGAGGAGAGAAACGAAATTGGGTTCGGTGAAGAATGAGGAGAGAGAATGGATATGTCACATAATTTTTCTTCCCAATATTTACCTAGTTACGATGCATCAAGACAGATACAGTCCATGGCCCACAATTTgactaaattttgaaaaattaaatatcttagttttctaattttaaaatttaatactatggATTTTgagttttctttctttattaagtTGTATTAATTCTAAGAAgtgaattaaaaatatattcttatctaataattttaattaattttaaatatatattttcatatatcAATAAATCAACTTATCTAAATAAACAATATCTATAACTTAATTTCTtctaattttagttttataatttatattttcaacCTTATCATTCATattacaattatatttttaatttttaaaaatttgagcTATTACATAAAAAGTACACTCTTTTTTTGTCTCACCATAAGTGTCAACGTATCTTTTTTCTTGTATATATCATTTTTCTTTAATTGCGTGCAAAAAAAGTAAAACGCTTCACTTATGGCAGGACGAAGGAAGTACATTGTTTTCAGAATATCCATACTtgcataaattatttaatttaaataatttttttaatatttattatctgaTTCGACCCCACGATATTTAGTTTCTGGATCCGCCCATGGTTGATACGATGCATCCATTAAGCGATCCCACCATTCGTCAGAGGCTTGAATCCTTCCATCCAACACTGATCCATTTATCCATTTGGTGGCTTCGTTTTGAACTGATTTTTTCCCAATCTGGAACTACTAAAGAACCTATAACTTCTTGTCATTCAAGCAAGTTTTGAGCATCAAAAAGAGAAGAGTAGTAAAGGTGAAGAGTTTACCTCAAATAGTCAAAAGGAAGTTAAAAAAGTTGATAGCTGAGTTATATATGCAGCCTGACAGCTACAGCTCAGCTGCACCTTTTTGTATGAAAACGTTGCAGATAAGGCAATAATTGTTTAGGCTATTAATACTGCCACGACTAATTTTCTATTGCCTAACCAGAAACCACTCAGTACTTCTTTCTTTGCCCTCCTGCAATTTACACTATGAGAACCTTTTCTCATCTAATTGTGATAACGAATTTCAGGGATGAAGAAGGAAGATTTTTTTTCtaagtaaaattataatttatattataattttaaaaaactaaATGACATATTATCTTAAAGAAACATACAAATCAAGAGGCGGTCGTAGCGTGTCGATCGACCCTAAAAGAAAGTTCAACTCTCGTGGACATCTGGGGACAGTTGCCCTCTCCAGGCTCCCGTCCCTTTAAATTTATCGTTGTTCATTGATATTAAAATCGGACTACCCACTTAAATGAAAGCATATTTCATCCAGTCAAATATGGATTACAAAGTAGGaaaatattcaattgaaaattttcttaaattgtaCTCTCTctgtttcttcatagttgagtcatttttctatttcgggaagtttcttcatagttgagtcatttccatatatagtaattattttctctttcttactttattctctcttacttttttctctcaactttattcactttttactatatTCTCTCCGCATTTTTCTCCctcttacttattttatctatttattcaacacactcaacatacctttcttaaactccgtgccgaaaagcttcgcctcaactatggtaaaacggagggagtatgtgttTGTGCAATAAATTCGTTGTGTTGTGTATTATGAGTTTGTTTTCATAAGTTTTGTCTTAGATTGGTCTAACTTATcataagttttattttttttatactttacTAAAGTTAAGTTTTGTATCATAAGTTTTGTCTTAGATTGGTCAAACTTTTCACTAATACTAGTAATtaaatcacttttttttaatatttttcttaccAAATTTATTTTTCGCGAACAAAAATAAGTACTTTTcacaatttatatatatatatatataaaagtaaaacagTATAAAGAGAGACATACAACCAACAAAATAAGTGAAGTTATTGGGTGTGGCGTTAGAAAAAATTGTTATGGCAATGGCACCCACCAAttatcacaaattcacaatggatatatatttatatattccaAGAGGAAGAGCTTCGCTGTCCGGTCCACATCGTCAATCCACACCGACACACATACCACACTGCACTTAAATTCGACCAACAACGCTTCTGTTGTGGTGGTTTCTCCTTCAACACCAGGGGGAATTTTCTCCACCAAATCCTTCCAATCGCTTCTTCAAGGTTTGATCTTTTTTTCCCAACGTGATCTGGGTTTCTGCTGGAATTCACTTTCGATGCGATTCATAGCCTGTTCAAGATTTTTGTGCTGtcaattttatagtaatatttaacaATGTGAATGTTTGAATCGAGCCGTTTGTTGACGGAGCTGATTTATACTGATTTCTATTATGGGGTTGCTTATTATGTAAATATTTATTCTTGCTGATTGAATTGTGGAAGGGTGTGTTTTAATGCATCCGTTTTTGCTGTGTTTTTTTGGATCTGATATAAATTTGGAGTCTTTGAGTAACTAAATGGTGTTTTGCTGTGAATGAGGTTATAATTGGATAGTTTGGCATTTGCTTGATCAATTTTTTCTAGGATGTGTCTATCATATTCATGAATTAGGTTGTGGTAAGTCGGTGTTTTGTGCATTACTATCATGTTGATCAAGAGTGAGTAAGATCTTGAGGTATTAATCTAACCCGAAAAGGAAGTAGCAAAGAGGTTTACAACCGCGATCTCTCCGCTATTTCTGGTCGAATTAAGTTCACGTGTTAGTTTCATGGATGTTTAGGCCGTGCCACACATGAAATGTTAGTTTTCACTGAAACGGCTTCGCTCTTTGCACTTTAGCTATAAGTTAGTGTAGCGAAATTCGACAAGAAACTGAGAGGGAGAGTTCATCTGTGTATTTTTGGAATATAACATTTGGATGCAGAGTTAGATCTTAATGATTTTCACTAAACTATTGTAGATGGACCCCACCCTCAACTATGGTATGGTTGCAGAATGAATATTGTATCTAGTTTATCCTCTAGATATTCTTTGTTTTTGTCACGAAATCAAGATATCCAACTTTGGTATAGCTGGAAAATTTGTTTCCTTTCTTCAGCTAAAGTTCTAGACGTTTTCTCTTGCGTACCTAGCTACTGCGTTGATCACATGGCGCATATGTTGATATCCGACTTCCCAACTACATCTTTAaatgttttgatctttctctttccaactcttttggttttgtttctttcttttttgcACTTATTGCCTTCGTGTTTATTTCACCGATGTCAATATAGAGTTTCATTTGAGCTGCATAAACAGAGAAAGGGTTAAGAAGATTTGTAACTTTTCTTTTACCGGATTTTTAGAACATCGTAACTAAGATGAAGGCACTTATTCTTGTTGGAGGGTTTGGAACCAGATTGAGGCCGTTGACACTCAGCGTGCCAAAGCCACTTGTTGATTTTGGCAACAAGCCCATGATTTTGCATCAGGTATGTTATATTCTTAATTATGTTAGCTTGCAATCAGGTCGTATGTTAATTCTTGACTGCATCAGGGACCAAGATATATATCTATTTTCTTCTATATGTACTCTGACGATAATATTTAACAACGAATCAGATAGAAGCCCTCAAGGCTATTGGGGTTACTGAAGTGGTCTTGGCAATCAATTATCAGCCAGAGGTAACCTGTTGATCGACTCCCAGTTTCTACCAttctaaaattttcatattGAATGCTAAAAATGGACCTTTTCAGGTAATGATGAACTTCTTGAAGGATTTCGAGGCAAAGCTCGGGATAAAGATTACATGCTCACAAGAGACCGAGCCTCTCGGTACTGCAGGTCCCCTTGCTTTAGCTAGGGACAAACTTATTGATGACTCTGGCGAGCCATTTTTCGTACTTAACAGTGATGTCATCAGTGAATACCCGCTAAAAGACATGATCGAATTCCACAAATCCCACGGAGGAGAGGCTTCTATCATGGTAACCAAGGTAGTATCTCGATGCTCCAGTCGCATTATTTCTCGGATCTGTGTGTGACAAAGATTAATTTAAATAGTCAATATAGGTGGACGAGCCTTCAAAATATGGCGTTGTCATTATGGAAGAGTCGACCGGACAGGTTGAGAGGTTTGTCGAGAAGCCAAAGATATTCGTGGGTAACAAGATCAATGCTGGCATCTATCTGCTCAACCCCTCAGTTCTGGACTGTATTGAGTTACGACCAACCTCCATCGAAAAAGAGGTGTTCCCAAAAATCGCAGCTGAGAAAAAGCTGTACGCGATGGTGCTGTCGGGATTCTGGATGGACATCGGGCAGCCAAAGGATTACATCTCTGGCCTGAGACTTTACTTAGACTCCTTGAGGAAGCAGTCGTCTCCGCTGCTGGCCTCTGGCACTAATATAATCGGCAACGTCTTGGTGGACGAAACTGCCAAAATCGGGGAGGGATGCTTGATCGGCCCCGATGTTGCAATTGGTCCCGGTTGCGTTGTCGAGTCGGGCGTGAGGCTGTCTCGCTGCACAGTCATGCGGGGAGTCCGGATCAAGAAACACGCTTGTGTTTCGGGCAGTATCATCGGCTGGCACTCCACTGTCGGCCAGTGGGCTCGCGCGGAGAACATGACCATCCTAGGCGAAGATGTCCACGTCGGGGATGAGGTCTACAGCAACGGCGGCGTGGTCTTGCCTCACAAGGAGATCAAGTCCAGCATCCTGAAGCCAGAGATTGTGATGTGAGGTCTGTTCTATTACCAAATCTTGTTTACTAAGCTATACTATGTCTGAAATTTGTAATGGTTTGTGATTTGTTCTAgtgcttcttcaattcttgattttgatttttaatttaaacaaCTGTAAAAGTCAGTCCCTGCCTTAGTTTCTCCCTTTCTCTTGGCTTGAACAGACATACATCTCTGTTTGTGTGTTAATTATGTGATATGATCTTGTAAATAGAAATAAGTTTAAATCAAGCATTGTTTCTTGGTAACTTTTTTGTGGATGTATTGTATAAGGATGATGAATACTTGTTTTGGATGTGTAATCTCTTCAAATTTAGATTGCAGAATTTTGGTCTCAATTTTTTTGTATAGAATCCTTTAAAGTCAGTTTGTCAACTTTTTTGCTAGTGCTTGTTGTATTTTTTCCTTTGGAGAATGATCTTGTACTATACATTATTTTGCATCTCATTATTCAATATTAGTATCaaatttatacttttattttgttatatgaattaataattaaatatataggaTCCTCTTTTGGGTTGGGTTTTGATTTTGTGGCAGCTAATCATTTCACATACCTAATTTCTTTCATCAATTTTATATAGGAAAGGTCCAAATCAATTTATTTCATTCAACTTTCTAACGTAGATAATCCTGCAAAATAACACCTTAAGCAACAtggtttttttttcaaagaaGATACGTCTTGGgctaattttttcaattgtccTTTAGCAGATATATTATTAATCGTTTATCTTGTGAACACTTTATAATATTTTCCAGCTGTATATAAAATGGACGAAAAATTGACATAACATAGAGTAGCATTCATGTTTTTGTATgaaaataatttgatattaGATGAAATTATTGCGTTGCACAACTAAAAGGATAAAAAATCGATTGTTCTCGATAGACAATCAATCTTTGGACAATTTACATGTCAGCTAAATCATTGATACTATATTAAAACTTTGAAATAATTTTGATGGAGAGTCCAAATAGATGCAAGACAGTTAACCAGAAACCAGAATCCTTACAAAGTTCCAACCAAATTTGTAGCATTTGAGAATATACAGACACCAGTGCTTACAATATATGAATACACCAGCAACCAACGACTACATACTAAACTGTGGAAAAAACGTTTACAAGGCTCGTAAGTCCAGTTCTGTACTCAAACATAGAAAAAACACGATAAAGTACAAGTCAGGGGAAAAACCACATCTTGATGAAGATTGACAAACCCATTTGCAGCACGAATGCTGAGACGACCACAATCATAGTATCTGTGGTTTGTACATAATTCTTGAGGTTCAAACTGACAAAGCTGGCTGATGCAGCACCAGCAACCAATATGATAATCCACCGAAGAAATTCAAGGGGAATCAGCAACAGAAACTGGACAGACAATGAAAAACAAGCATCAGATATTGCGCACAGAAAAAAAACAAGGGAAAGACTGTTGATGAGAAGCGAAATGCAGCCAATAGAACGTCTCGACTCTCAAGCAGCACACACTTCTGTCATCTAACAGGTATTTAAAAGCATATAATGTCATTTTCATGATGGAATCGATCCAAGTGTTCAATCAAATCCAGATTCATCAAGCAGTGAGGCTCAAAAGGCATTCCCCAAgtgaagaaaagagaaagaatATGGGAAAAGAGAAAAGAGATACTTCATGTAACGAGACTATTGGAGCAATTACAAGTTCACAAGCATTAGCATTAACTGAATTTTTTTGTTTAGCATTAGTAGACACTAAGAATTTAAAACTGTTCTGAAGGGTTGCAAACAGTATTATAGGGAGATAAACAATTGTTAGAACTTGAACACCAAAAAATGGAGGTGAATGGGAAAAAGATACTTACAGAAATCAAGATAAAAATGAAAAGGGAATATCCCCACAAGCACCAAAAACGTACGAGGCTGACACTTGCACCCAAGTACTGAAGCAAAAAGTAATATCCCAGCGGAACTATGAGTGCATAACCATAAATGGAGCCTGCTGCGACATTTACATAGTTGACATCAAATGCCCATGTGATATTTGGGTTGCCTTTGCTATGCATTAAGTAGGTGGCACAATTTCCAAGCGAGGCAATCACAAAAACCAATGTAGTAGAGATCCAGACAAGCCCATAGCTGAAAATAGAAAGAAATGAGCAATGTCATGGGGAGACACAAAAATAATCAAGTCACAACATTTCTGTTTATGAATTCAGATTTTGAGaagaaatatatttttcaaaataattctTTCCAAGAAAACCCCTTcctaataaaaaaatgcaacCACAAAGGCAAAGGTTGGTATGGCAAGTAGTTGATACGATATCCAACAATTTCACGGAGTGTTCTTCATCAAACTTACAGGTCTGGGTTTGCATCAATCTTGTTGACAAAGTCTCCGGTTGTAGGATACAAAGAACTTATCAATCTGTTTAAAACAACGTCAGTGTCTACATTAAAATATTGTGTGTATGAATAGATGCTGAATAATCCCTTCCAGTTGTTTGTTGGCTGTGGACCACCATCATCTGAGAACATACACATATTTAGCTAAACTGAGATCCTAGAATGTTTAAGTAGTTTCATATATTGTAAACTGAAGAGATACGTCTTTTAAAAATAGGGGGACAGAAAGCAATTCACACTGTATGTACAAGGGTATATTTACTAATGAGCATGGTATTTGTCATGGTAAAAGCATGATTATTCGAGCTACTTTCAAGTGACAACACTTGATTGTGATATTGACTCATCAGCACTAATAAGCATGTCATGCCAATTGCTAAATTCTCATTTCTTTATATGCATTATCTCATTACATTGCAAGGTGGGCATTGGCACGGTTTAATGGCCACAGCCCAAAGCTCAATATGAAAGTTTTCACATTTTATACAAAATCCCGAAATCACAATACTTTAGCAAGCTGCATAAACTAGACTAGAATTGAAACTAAAATTTTCTCTATGAATTCCAGTAAATGATTATCTCCATTACCCTCCCAAAGAATAGTAATGTTTCAAATGCTCAACCTAAAGGATCATGCAAAAGTTGAATAAACCATGGAAATTAAAGATCAGAATGATTTATTACCAACATCATCCCATTCCTACACGCAACAATTGATGGCAATTTCTCTTGAATGGAAGTCTAACTTTCCACCTAGAAATCATGGGTTCCGATGGAGTAGAGCTTCTTACATGTAGACTGTAGAGTCAATGGCTATACTGCTCCAACTAGCATCCTAGTGTCCTATCTAATTCTTCAACAGTAATAGGCTGATAGATACCTTTGTTTCAGAACTATTCTAGGATTTTGTTAGTTGAAAATGGTGATTCTGCTCATGCAGCAAAAATCGAGAAACAAGCAACAGAAAAACAAAGGTTTGCTAGTTGACAAAGCataactagtactccctccgttccatagtaatagagtcattttaccattttggtacattccatagtaatagagtcatttccctttttagtaaaagtcaacacatttttccacacctacttttactctttcttacttttttctctcttcatctctctacctttttcattttccactttattctccctttactaaactcacctaacacaatttttcttaatctccgtgccgaaaagaaacgcatccattactatgaaacggagggagtactctaATAGGGAAAATAACTATTTTTTGAACAATACAACATAGGATGCAGTAGTTAAGTACTCCATGATCCCTGCAAAATAAACAATTCACATAAATAAAGGATTCTATTACTTACCGGCATTACCGCTGGGACCACCTATTGTTTGGTAGCCCTGACCATTATTAGTATTGGGGGGAAATATTTGCAAGTTTGCTCCTGGAACTACATAAAAATCAGAGTCAAAGGAATGCATTATTATTGAATGAAATTAGTAAATACAAATGAAACTTCTAAAAGATCTTGTACCTTCTGGCGGGTTAGCCGGTTTCTTATCTTCACTAATAACAGCCTGGTCATATCCAGACACATCATAAAACACATCAATAAATTCATATTCATAATTAGATTATATCTTGGCTAGGAGAAATATATATCTATTCTTCAAAAATATGTAGCTTAATGGAATAACATATTGACAGCCAAGCCCATGCTCAAAAGCTTAGGTCAAAATGTAGCCATCATAAACAGGAAAAGAGTAACTCAAACCTCAATTGAGTAAATACGATCTATTACAGTATATACAAAGAAGATAACATTCCATAATCCCCAAatattggaaaaaataaaacatagaCAAGGGAAACCCTCACAAATGAAAAACGTGATAGAAAAGGAAACACACTTAACTTAATGCTCAAATTCCTAGCTAGTCTTCTTTCCAGACCTCAAATTAATGCTAAAACAATTCTCTATTGCAAATATCACAATGTGATAACTAAAACCCAAAACTGATCCAAGCAAAAATCCCCGCCCTAAAAAAGTACTCCAAAAGGCACAATTA from Salvia splendens isolate huo1 unplaced genomic scaffold, SspV2 ctg521, whole genome shotgun sequence carries:
- the LOC121790459 gene encoding mannose-1-phosphate guanylyltransferase 1-like — protein: MKALILVGGFGTRLRPLTLSVPKPLVDFGNKPMILHQIEALKAIGVTEVVLAINYQPEVMMNFLKDFEAKLGIKITCSQETEPLGTAGPLALARDKLIDDSGEPFFVLNSDVISEYPLKDMIEFHKSHGGEASIMVTKVDEPSKYGVVIMEESTGQVERFVEKPKIFVGNKINAGIYLLNPSVLDCIELRPTSIEKEVFPKIAAEKKLYAMVLSGFWMDIGQPKDYISGLRLYLDSLRKQSSPLLASGTNIIGNVLVDETAKIGEGCLIGPDVAIGPGCVVESGVRLSRCTVMRGVRIKKHACVSGSIIGWHSTVGQWARAENMTILGEDVHVGDEVYSNGGVVLPHKEIKSSILKPEIVM
- the LOC121790464 gene encoding protein YIPF1 homolog, producing the protein MDESFTNIPSSHFVGSVPAVISEDKKPANPPEVPGANLQIFPPNTNNGQGYQTIGGPSGNADDGGPQPTNNWKGLFSIYSYTQYFNVDTDVVLNRLISSLYPTTGDFVNKIDANPDLYGLVWISTTLVFVIASLGNCATYLMHSKGNPNITWAFDVNYVNVAAGSIYGYALIVPLGYYFLLQYLGASVSLVRFWCLWGYSLFIFILISFLLLIPLEFLRWIIILVAGAASASFVSLNLKNYVQTTDTMIVVVSAFVLQMGLSIFIKMWFFP